The Bos taurus isolate L1 Dominette 01449 registration number 42190680 breed Hereford chromosome 13, ARS-UCD2.0, whole genome shotgun sequence genome contains a region encoding:
- the RPS21 gene encoding small ribosomal subunit protein eS21 translates to MQNDAGEFVDLYVPRKCSASNRIIGAKDHASIQMNVAEVDKVTGRFNGQFKTYAICGAIRRMGESDDSILRLAKADGIVSKNF, encoded by the exons ATGCAGAACGACGCCGGTGAGTTCGTGGACCTGTATGTGCCGCGGAAATG CTCCGCCAGCAACCGTATCATCGGCGCCAAGGACCACGCGTCCATCCAGATGAACGTGGCCGAG gtTGACAAGGTGACGGGCAGGTTTAACGGCCAGTTTAAAACCTACGCTATCTGCGGGGCCATTCGCAGGATG GGCGAGTCAGATGACTCCATTCTCCGGCTGGCCAAGGCTGATGGCATCGTTTCAAA GAACTTCTGA
- the CABLES2 gene encoding CDK5 and ABL1 enzyme substrate 2 isoform X1, which yields MGERDGGIFACGCTTANRRRARARARAGGRRQAAGWLSRRMAAAAAGGAPGTSSGPTARAAPQALRRRGDSRRRQAALFFLNNISLDGRPPSLGPGGEKPPPPPPPPTETREPPAPPPPPPPPPPAPPAGLPLPGPGGRTPAPQGLLSPAPAPTGLGLGLGLGLDGQRQRRRVASQRCSLEFLEDTVGCPSGQRTKHISGSPRHKGLKKTHFIKNMRQYDTRNSRIVLICARRSLCAAFSVLPYGEGLRVSDLRLDSQKQRHPSGGVSVSSEMVFQLEGVELGADGKVVSYAKFLYPTNALVTLKPDSHGPAPQPRPSVPRTLLGSRCKPVPPRAAPAGSELGADAGDALEYNPNLLDDPQWPCGKHKRVLIFASYMTTVIEYVKPSDLKKDMNETFREKFPHIRLTLSKIRSLKREMRNLSEECGLEPVTVSMAYVYFEKLVLQGKLNKQNRKLCAGACVLLAAKISSDLRKSDVKQLIDKLEERFRFNRRDLIGFEFTVLVALELALYLPENQVLPHYRRLTQQF from the exons ATGGGCGAGCGCGATGGCGGTATATTTGCATGCGGGTGCACCACGGCCAATCGGCGGCGGGCCCGGGCGCGTGCGCGAGCGGGCGGGCGGCGGCAGGCGGCCGGCTGGCTTAGTCGGAGGATGGCCGCAGCCGCGGCGGGTGGAGCGCCGGGCACGTCCTCCGGCCCCACCGCCAGGGCAGCGCCACAGGCGCTGCGGAGGCGCGGGGACTCACGGCGCCGCCAGGCCGCGCTCTTCTTCCTCAACAATATCTCCCTGGACGGGCGGCCCCCGAGCCTGGGCCCCGGGGGAGAGaagcccccgccgccgccgccaccgcccaCCGAGACCCGCGAGCCTCCGGCGCCACCACCGCCTCCGCCACCGCCGCCCCCCGCGCCCCCCGCCGGCCTGCCCCTGCCCGGGCCCGGAGGCAGGACCCCAGCGCCCCAGGGCCTGCTCAGCCCCGCTCCCGCGCCCACCGGCTTGGGCCTCGGCCTCGGCCTGGGCCTGGACGGGCAGCGCCAAAG AAGGCGTGTGGCATCCCAACGCTGCTCCCTCGAGTTTCTGGAAGACACGGTGGGATGTCCCTCGGGTCAAAG AACCAAACACATATCCGGATCCCCGAGACACAAGGGCCTGAAAAAGACACACTTCATCAAGAACATGCGGCAGTACGACACCAGGAACAGCAG GATCGTGCTGATCTGCGCCAGACGGTCCTTGTGCGCGGCCTTCTCAGTCCTACCCTATGGAGAAGGCCTGCGAGTCAG TGACCTGAGATTGGACAGCCAGAAGCAAAGACACCCATCTGGCGGCGTTTCTGTGTCTTCCGAGATGGTCTTCCAGTTGGAAGGTGTTGAGCTGGGGGCAGATGGAAAG GTTGTGTCTTACGCCAAGTTCCTGTACCCCACCAATGCCCTGGTCACGCTCAAGCCAGACAGCCACGGCCCAGCGCCTCAGCCTCGGCCCAGCGTGCCCCGCACTCTGCTGGGGTCCCGCTGCAAACCCGTCCCACCCAGGGCAGCACCAGCCGGCTCGGAGCTAG GGGCTGACGCAGGGGATGCCCTGGAGTACAACCCCAATCTGCTAGATGACCCTCAGTGGCCCTGCGGCAAGCACAAGCGTGTGCTCATCTTCGCGTCCTACATG ACGACGGTGATTGAGTACGTGAAGCCCTCCGACCTCAAGAAGGACATGAATGAGACCTTCCGGGAGAAGTTCCCCCACATCAGGCTGACGCTGAGCAAGATCAGGAG TTTGAAACGAGAGATGCGGAACCTGTCCGAGGAGTGTGGCTTGGAGCCCGTGACCGTGTCCATGGCCTATGTGTACTTTGAGAAGCTGGTGTTGCAGGGTAAGCTCAACAAGCAGAACCGCAAGCTATGCGCCGGCGCCTGCGTGCTGCTGGCCGCCAAGATCAGCAGCGACCTGCGCAAGAGCGACGTGAAGCAGCTCATCGAC AAGTTAGAAGAAAGGTTTCGGTTCAACCGACGGGATCTCATCGGCTTTGAGTTCACAGTGCTCGTGGCCTTGGAGCTCGCTCTGTACCTTCCTGAGAACCAGGTGTTACCTCATTACAGACGCCTCACACAGCAGTTCTAG
- the CABLES2 gene encoding CDK5 and ABL1 enzyme substrate 2 isoform X2, whose protein sequence is MGERDGGIFACGCTTANRRRARARARAGGRRQAAGWLSRRMAAAAAGGAPGTSSGPTARAAPQALRRRGDSRRRQAALFFLNNISLDGRPPSLGPGGEKPPPPPPPPTETREPPAPPPPPPPPPPAPPAGLPLPGPGGRTPAPQGLLSPAPAPTGLGLGLGLGLDGQRQRRVASQRCSLEFLEDTVGCPSGQRTKHISGSPRHKGLKKTHFIKNMRQYDTRNSRIVLICARRSLCAAFSVLPYGEGLRVSDLRLDSQKQRHPSGGVSVSSEMVFQLEGVELGADGKVVSYAKFLYPTNALVTLKPDSHGPAPQPRPSVPRTLLGSRCKPVPPRAAPAGSELGADAGDALEYNPNLLDDPQWPCGKHKRVLIFASYMTTVIEYVKPSDLKKDMNETFREKFPHIRLTLSKIRSLKREMRNLSEECGLEPVTVSMAYVYFEKLVLQGKLNKQNRKLCAGACVLLAAKISSDLRKSDVKQLIDKLEERFRFNRRDLIGFEFTVLVALELALYLPENQVLPHYRRLTQQF, encoded by the exons ATGGGCGAGCGCGATGGCGGTATATTTGCATGCGGGTGCACCACGGCCAATCGGCGGCGGGCCCGGGCGCGTGCGCGAGCGGGCGGGCGGCGGCAGGCGGCCGGCTGGCTTAGTCGGAGGATGGCCGCAGCCGCGGCGGGTGGAGCGCCGGGCACGTCCTCCGGCCCCACCGCCAGGGCAGCGCCACAGGCGCTGCGGAGGCGCGGGGACTCACGGCGCCGCCAGGCCGCGCTCTTCTTCCTCAACAATATCTCCCTGGACGGGCGGCCCCCGAGCCTGGGCCCCGGGGGAGAGaagcccccgccgccgccgccaccgcccaCCGAGACCCGCGAGCCTCCGGCGCCACCACCGCCTCCGCCACCGCCGCCCCCCGCGCCCCCCGCCGGCCTGCCCCTGCCCGGGCCCGGAGGCAGGACCCCAGCGCCCCAGGGCCTGCTCAGCCCCGCTCCCGCGCCCACCGGCTTGGGCCTCGGCCTCGGCCTGGGCCTGGACGGGCAGCGCCAAAG GCGTGTGGCATCCCAACGCTGCTCCCTCGAGTTTCTGGAAGACACGGTGGGATGTCCCTCGGGTCAAAG AACCAAACACATATCCGGATCCCCGAGACACAAGGGCCTGAAAAAGACACACTTCATCAAGAACATGCGGCAGTACGACACCAGGAACAGCAG GATCGTGCTGATCTGCGCCAGACGGTCCTTGTGCGCGGCCTTCTCAGTCCTACCCTATGGAGAAGGCCTGCGAGTCAG TGACCTGAGATTGGACAGCCAGAAGCAAAGACACCCATCTGGCGGCGTTTCTGTGTCTTCCGAGATGGTCTTCCAGTTGGAAGGTGTTGAGCTGGGGGCAGATGGAAAG GTTGTGTCTTACGCCAAGTTCCTGTACCCCACCAATGCCCTGGTCACGCTCAAGCCAGACAGCCACGGCCCAGCGCCTCAGCCTCGGCCCAGCGTGCCCCGCACTCTGCTGGGGTCCCGCTGCAAACCCGTCCCACCCAGGGCAGCACCAGCCGGCTCGGAGCTAG GGGCTGACGCAGGGGATGCCCTGGAGTACAACCCCAATCTGCTAGATGACCCTCAGTGGCCCTGCGGCAAGCACAAGCGTGTGCTCATCTTCGCGTCCTACATG ACGACGGTGATTGAGTACGTGAAGCCCTCCGACCTCAAGAAGGACATGAATGAGACCTTCCGGGAGAAGTTCCCCCACATCAGGCTGACGCTGAGCAAGATCAGGAG TTTGAAACGAGAGATGCGGAACCTGTCCGAGGAGTGTGGCTTGGAGCCCGTGACCGTGTCCATGGCCTATGTGTACTTTGAGAAGCTGGTGTTGCAGGGTAAGCTCAACAAGCAGAACCGCAAGCTATGCGCCGGCGCCTGCGTGCTGCTGGCCGCCAAGATCAGCAGCGACCTGCGCAAGAGCGACGTGAAGCAGCTCATCGAC AAGTTAGAAGAAAGGTTTCGGTTCAACCGACGGGATCTCATCGGCTTTGAGTTCACAGTGCTCGTGGCCTTGGAGCTCGCTCTGTACCTTCCTGAGAACCAGGTGTTACCTCATTACAGACGCCTCACACAGCAGTTCTAG